The Blastocatellia bacterium genomic sequence AGTGGTTTTGGTGGTAGGGTATCTGCTGATAAAGATGGTAATTTATTAATTAGCACTTTTTTCTGACGCTTCTTCTAATGTCCGTTTTGTTAAACTTTCAGAAAATGTTAGAAGCACTATGCAAATAGTTGCAGGTAGTGTTAGTTATCAAAAACAAGTTTTAACAATTAATGGTCGTGGTTTTGATGATGACACTAAAGTAACAATTAATGGTAAAGATGTAACAAGCTTAATGATGAACAAATCAGAAGATAAGCTTGATCTTCGAGGAAGTCGTAAGCAATTAAACCTTAGTAAAGCTAAAAATGAATTAGTAATTACTAATGCAGTAGGTGGTAGTTCAAGAATTTCTTTCTAAATTTTGTTTGGTGAAGGTGAATAAAGGGCAGTCTTTCGAGGCTGCCTTTTATTTTGTAACTTATATTTAATTTCTTTTGATTTTTCTGGACTAGCACTTTGAAATGATCACTAATGCCACCAAGTATAAAGAAGTTTTTAAGGCCAGTCGAGTTTTTAATGACTTAAAACTATCAGGATCTTGTGTTATTAATTGCTCTAGCCGTTCTAGTAAACCTAACTTAATTAAAAAAATCTGCTTGCCTAGTAAAAACCAAGTTTTCTAGCCCAAATTCTTGTCCATAATAAATTAATGCAGAAAAATTTACATCAGAAGTGACATCTTGTTCTCCAATATTTTCAAAAACTTGAGTCTTAAGTTTATGTTTAGAAAAACATTTTATTGTTCCTGTTAAATTTTCTGGGCTATAAAGATGATCTGACAAATCACCACAATCAATAGTAATTATAAAGCCTTCTACTAGTGAGTTAACAAGGGTTTTAAAGCCATTTCACAGCATCTAAAATTAATTTCAATTATTTGATTTTCTATTAATTCAATTTTTAATTTTCTTAAGTATTCTTCTAGTTCACCGTTTTAGCCTTTTTTGCCAAAGGGTTTTAAGCTCTCGCCATCGCTATTTAAGTGGAAGCTCTTCATAGCTTACCTTTGGAAAACTGCACTTTGTGAACTGCAAAAGCGTCCAAAACTTCACTAGCAATAATAATTGCTGTTTGAGGATTTTCTTGTAACTCATTGTAATTTAACCATTTAACCGGCCCAGAAATGGAGCAAGTTTTCTTTTTGTAGTGTTTGCATTGTGGGGCTGATTTCGCAAACCGTGTATTGAAGGTTATTTGCCTGAGGAAAATTTTCTGTAATTAAACTATAAATAATATCAAAAGCAGTTGTCCATGCTAGCACCTATTTCCTAAAATATTGATTTTCTGGAGTTGAATCTAATTGTTTATAAAGCCGTAAACATTCTTTAGATAGCAATGCTCCAAAGCTAGCATCAACGTTTGCTGATGTGTAATAATCGCCACGCACACCAATTTTTCTTTA encodes the following:
- a CDS encoding SAM-dependent methyltransferase, with protein sequence MITIDCGDLSDHLYSPENLTGTIKCFSKHKLKTQVFENIGEQDVTSDVNFSALIYYGQEFGLENLVFTRQADFFN
- a CDS encoding SAM-dependent methyltransferase, with the translated sequence MFLRQITFNTRFAKSAPQCKHYKKKTCSISGPVKWLNYNELQENPQTAIIIASEVLDAFAVHKVQFSKGKL